From Acidobacteriota bacterium:
GTCAGGACGGTATAGTCCATGAACACGGTGGCGGAGAAATCCGCCCCGATGGATTCGATCATGTTCTCGATGTATTCGGACGAGAGCATCTTCGTCCCTTTGCCGATCATGCGGGCCGTCGCGTCCGCCACTCCGGGCCGGCCGGCCGGAGAGTCGACGACGCCCGCGCGGATGACCATCTGGAGGGTGACCAGGTGGGTCTCGGGCCGGCGGGCCGCGGCCACGGTCAGGCCGTTGGCCAGGACGAACGTCTCGACCTGGGGCAGGCGCAGCTCCAGGGGCTGGGCGTCGGGCAGGGGAGGCGTCCGGCGGAAACGCTCCTGGGCGCCGGCCGGGCGGGCCGGCCCCAGCGCGGCCGCGGCCGCGGCAATCAGGACCACGGCGGCCGGGCCGAGCCTGCGGCGGGGGACGGTCGCTGTCCTCATTGCGGCCCGAACTCCAGGACCACGCGGTTCTGCGGGATGAAATACTTGGCGGCGAAGCTGAGCAGGTTCTGGGGGCTGACGCTCAGGACCCGGCCGAGATCCCGCCGGATGGCCTCCTGGTCCTGTCCCGCGAGGAAGGCATCGACGAGGAAGCGGGCCTTGCCCATATTGGTCGAGAGGCGGTCGTAGTAGTCCTGCTTGAGCCGGCGCCTCGCCTTGTTGATGTCGTCCTGGGAGACCGTGTTCGTCTTGAGCTTGTCGATCTCGGAGAGGACGGCCTTCTCGGAGCGCGCGACCAGGATGGCGTTGGTGCAGAAGGCGAAGATCTTCAGGGTCCCGACGCCCGGCCGCTCGTCCAGGCCGCCGGTCAGATAGCGGGCCGTCAGGTCCCGCCGCAGCAGCCGGTTCCGCAGCCGCGACGTTTCGCCGTCGAGCAGGACGTACTCGAGGAGCCGCAGGCACTCCGAGTCGCCCGGCTGCAGGGGGGAGAAGCGGAAGCCCATGTGAAAGCCGGCGTTCCCGCCCGGGATCCGGGCGAAGCGCACGACCGCGTCGTTCAGGCGCTGGAACTGCGAAGGCGGCACGGCAGGGACATCGGGTCCGGACGGGATGGTCTCGAAGTAGCGGGCAACGAGCTCCCGGGCGCGGCCGGGATCGATGTTGCCGACCACGCAGAGCACGGCGTTGTTCGGGACATAATAGGTCCGGTGGAACTCCAGGACGTCGGCCTCGGCGATCCCGGCCAGGTTCGCGTCGACCAGGGGATGCCCGTAGAGGGGGTCGGGGAAGAGGAGCATGTCGAACTGGGAGAAAGTGGCGTAATACGGGTCGGCGGCCGTCCGGGCCTTGTATTCGTCGACCAGCTCCGAGCGCGTCCGCTCGATGGCCGCCGGCGTGATGACCAGGGACTTCATCCGGTCGGATTCGAGCCACAGGGCCAGGGGCAGCTGGTTCGAAGGCAGGGTCTCGTAGAACAGGGCCTTGTCGGGCGTCGTCGTGGCATTGAGCTCCCCCCCGACCTTCTGGACGTAGGTCAGGTGCTGCAAGGGGGGGACGTTCTCCGATCCCTGGAACATCAGGTTCTCCAGGAGGTAGGCCAGGCCCTCCTGGCCCGGCTTCTCGCGCAGGGAGCCCGCCGCGTAGCCGACGGCCACCGTCACCAGCGGAAGACGGGGATCCTCGGCCAGGACGACCCGCAGCCCGTTGCGCAGCCGGTAGGTCTGGAAGGCAAAGGGGAACGGCGCCGCGGCGGCCTCCTGCGCCTCCGCGGACATCGGCCCGGGAAACGCGATCAAGGCGGCCAAGATAAGGGTCTGGGCCGTTTTCCTCATTTCTTTCGATGACGTCCTGGAGCCGGACAAAGCCTAACAATAACACAAAGCCCCGCCGTTGAAAACCCCTCTGGAATGTGCTATTTTGGGCCGGAAACTCAGGGCCGGGCGGCCGGTCCGAAGGGAGAATCCTATGGATTGCGACATCAAGGACCCGGGCCTGGCCGGGAAGGGCAAGCTGAGGATGGAATGGGCCGCGCGGTCCATGCCCGTGGTCGAGGCGATCAAGAGCGCCTTCGCCAAGGAACGGCCTCTCAAGGGCGTCCGCATCGCGGCCTGCCTGCACGTCACTTCGGAGACGGCCAACCTGATGGAGGCCCTCAAGCTCGGCGGGGCCGACGTCCGCCTCTGCGCTTCCAACCCCCTCAGCACCCAGGATGACATCACGGCCACCCTGGTCAAGCATCACAAGATACCGGTCTTCGCCATCAAGGGGGAGGACCCCGCGACCTATTACCGCCACATCCTCCAGGCCCTCGAGCACCGTCCGACCATCACCATGGACGACGGCGCCGACCTGGTCTCGGTGACGCATTCCAAGAGGCAGGACCTCCTGCCCGGCATCCTGGCCGGGACCGAGGAAACGACCACCGGGGTCATCCGGCTGAAGAGCATGGCCAAGAGCGGCGTCCTCCGCTATCCCATCGTCGCTGTCAACGACGCCCAGACGAAACACCTCTTCGACAACCGGTACGGCACCGGCCAGAGCACCCTCGACGGCATCCTCCGGGCCACCAACGTCCTCCTGGCGGGGCTCCGCTTCGTCGTGGCCGGCTACGGCATGTGCGGCCGGGGCGTGGCCCTCCGGGCCCGGGGAGCCGGGGCGCATGTCATCGTCACCGAGATCGACCCCATCCGGGCCATCGAGGCCGTCATGGACGGCTATGAGGTCATGCCCATGGCCGACGCGGCGCCGCTCGGGGACATCTTTCTGACCGTCACCGGCAACAAGGCGGTCGTCCGCAAGGAGCACTTCCGGCTCATGAAGGACGGGGCCATCGTGGCCAACGCCGGGCATTTCAACGTCGAGATCGACATCCCGGCCCTCGAGTCCATGGCCCGCTCTAAGCGGCGGGTGCGCGATTTCGTCGACGAGTACACGCTGGCGGACGGCCGCCGCATCCACCTGCTGGGAGAAGGGCGCCTGATCAACCTGGCCGCGGCCGAGGGACATCCGGCCATGGTCATGGACATGAGCTTCGCCAACCAGGCCCTGAGCGTGCGCTGGCTGCTCGGGCAGGCCGAGAGCCTGCCCAAGTCCGTCTTCCCGGTGCCCGAGGAGATCGACCGGGAGATCGCGGCCATGAAGCTCGCGTCGATGGGCGCCGCGGTCGACAAGCTGACGGCGGCTCAGAAGAAATACCTCGCGGGTTGGCAGGAAGGCACCTGACCCGCGGCCGGGGCCGCGGGCGGACTATTTCTGTTCGCCGATCAGCCTCAGATAGCGGGCGATCGTATCCCGCGTGTCCGGGTCCGTGATCTTCCCCTGGATCTTGAGGAAGACCTCCTTGGACCGGGCGTAGTCCCCGTTCTTGAAGCAGGCCGCGCCCAGGTTGTAATTGAAGAGCAGGTCCTCGGGCACGATCTTGACGGCCGCCTCGTAGGCGGACACGGCGCCGTCGAGGTCGTTCTTCTTCTCCAGGACCTGGCCGCGGATATTATGGGCCATGGCCAGGCGCGGCTTGATCTGGATGGCCTTGTCGGCGTTATCGAGGGCCTCGTCCAGCCGGCCCTGCAGGACATAGAGCCGGGCCAGATTGCAGTAGGGAAGCTCCCGATTCTGATAGGTCAGGTCGGCCAGGGCCCTGCGAAACTCCTCCTCGGCCTTGTCGAGCTGGTTCATCCCCTGGTAGACCGTGCCCAGGTTGTTGTGGGCCTCGGTGAACCTGGGATTGATCTCCAGGCATTTCTGGTAGGCCTTGGCCGATTCGTCCAGGCGCCCGCGCATGGAATGGGCCAGCCCCAGGGCGTTCCAGGCCAGGTAGTAGCGGGTATCGAGGGTCAGGGACTTGACCAGGTACCTGACGGCGTTGTCGATGTCGCTCTGGTTCAGGTAGAACAAGCCGAGGTTGTACTGGTACTTGGGGTCCTTCTCCCGGGCCCGCTGCACCTTGGCCTGCGACGAGGCGCAGAAAGCGAGGCTGGCGCAAATCGTCACGACGGCTATGGCTTTGACTCGCATCCGTCTCCTCCTTGACCTGGTGATCCCCGGCCGTCACTCCGCTTTGAGCGTCCGGCACATCAGCTCTTCCACGGCTTTCTGGGGCGACTTGCCGCGGTAGAGTACCTGGTAGATCTCTTCGGAAATGGGCATCTCCACCCCGAGGGCCCGGGAGATGCGGCGGGCGGCCACGGTCGTGTGGACGCCCTCGGCGACCATGCGCATCCCGGCCAGGATCTCCCGGAGGCTCCGTCCCCGGCCGAGCTCATGGCCGACGCGGTGGTTGCGGCTCAGCTCCCCGGTGCAGGTCAGGACGAGGTCGCCGATCCCGGCCAGGCCGGAGAATGTCTCCCGGCGGGCCCCCAGGGCCAGCCCGAGGTTGGTGATCTCGACCAGGCCCCGGGTGATCAGCGCGGCCCGGGTGTTCAGGCCGAATTTCATCGAGTCGGCGATGCCGGCGGCGATGGCGACGACGTTCTTCAGCGCCCCGGCCACCTCGACACCGGTCACGTCGGTCGAGGTGTAAGCCCGAAGGGCCACGCTGGAGATGAGGTGCTGAACCTCGCGGGCCGCGCCGGGATCGCGCGAGGCGATCACCAGGGCCGTGGGGTGGCCGGCGGCGACCTCCTTGGCGAAGCTCGGGCCGGACAGGACGGCCAGGCGAGGGCGGATCTGAGGCCGGAAGACCTCCTCCATGACCTGGCTCATCCGCATCAGGGTCTTCTTGTCGAAGCCCTTGGTCAGGCTGACCACGACCTGGTCCCGCCGCAGGACCGGGGCGATCCGGGCGTAGACGGCCCGGCAGAACTGCGAGGGAACGGCGATGAAGACGGCGTCGCCGGCCGCCGCCGCCGCGCGGGCGTCGTCGCTGAAGCTCACGGCCTCGGGAAAACGGAAGCCGGGCAGGAAAGCCTTGTTCTCCCGGGTCTCGAGAGCCTCATGGTAGATGTCCTCTTCCCGGATCCACAACGATACCGGCAGGCCGATCGAGCCGAGGTAGCGGGCGAAGGCCGACCCCCAGCTGCCGCCGCCAAGAACGGAAACGTTCATGAGACCTTTTCTCCAAGCTTTCGTTCCGTGCCGTCCAGGATGCGCCCGATGTTCCCGCGGTGGCGGGCGATGACCAGGAGGGCGATGGCCAGGGCGACGGCGGCCGCCGGCCGGGAGCCCCCCGTGGCGAAAACGGTCAGGGGAAAGGCGAGCGAGGCGATGATCGAGCCCAGCGACACGTAGCGCGTCAGGCCGACGATGAGGAAGAACAGGCCCAGGCAGCCCAGGCACGGGGCCCAGGCGATGGCCGCGAAAACGCCGAGGGAAGTGGCGACGCCCTTGCCGCCGCGGAAGCCGATGGAGAACGGAAAGCAGTGGCCGGCGACGGCCGCGAGCCCGCAGAACGCCGCGAAGACGGGGTCGGCGAACCACCTCGAGGCCAGGAAGACCGGCAGGAACCCCTTGGCGACGTCGATCACGGCCACCGGCAGCGCCGTCTTCCAGCCCTTGAGCCGGAACACGTTGGTCGCCCCCGTGCCGCCGCTGCCGTATTTCCGGACGTCCTTCTTCCCGGCCAGCCGGACGAGCAGGTAACCGGTCGGGATGGACCCGGCGAGATACGAAGCGATGATCATCAGGATCCTCATGACAGGATCGCCTCCGCGATGGAGCGGTATTCGGCGCCCTGGGGGCGAAGCAGGCTCTCGAACAGGATGATCTTGCCGACGGTCATGGCGCCGAAGGATTCATCGCGATGCCTGGCCAGCTCGGCCATGGCCTTGTCGATCCGGCCCGGTCCCTTGACCCGGCCGAGCGTCAGGTGGGGCTTGAAAGCCCGGGCCTCGCGCTCGAAGCCCTCGGCCTCGAGCGCCAGCTCGAGATCCTCCTGCAGGGCGGCCAGCTCCGGCCCCGCGGCGCAGCCCGCCCAGAGGACCCGCGGGCTCCTCTCGGTCGGGAAGGCCCCGGTGCCCTCGAGCCGCAGGGAGAAAGGATGATGGCGGGAAGCCGCCGAAGCCAAGGCCTCCCGGACCCGGAGCGCCCGGTCGTCGTCGATCTCGCCCAGGAACTTGAGCGTCAGGTGCATCCCGTTTGCCTCGATCCAGCGGACATCGGCCCGGGCAGCCCGGAGCTCCCCGACGAGGGACTGGAGGCGCTCCTTGATCTCCGGGGCGAGGTCGATGGCGATGAAGGCTCTCACGATATCCACGCGGGCTATTATAAGGCCTTCGGCGGCCGCGGGAGAAGGCTTTTTCTTATCAGGTCGAGCGCCTTCTGAGAGGACTGGAACTTGACCTGCGAGCGGCCGCCGGCGAAGCGGCAGCACTCGACCGCCGCGCCGCGGCCGCGGGCCACGGCGATGTAGACCAGGCCGACGGGCTTGCGGGCCGTGCCGCCGCCGGGGCCGGCCACGCCGGTGACGGCCAGGCCGATATCGGCGCCCGCGGTCCTGCGGATGCCGAGGGCCATGGCCCGGGCCACGGGCGCGCTGACCGCGCCGTGGCGCTCGATGAGGGCGGTCGGCACGCCCAGCCTCTTCGTCTTGGCCCGGTTGGAGTAGGTCACCGCGGACTCGAGGAAATACTCCGAGCTGCCGGGGACCTCGGTCAGCCGGTGCCCGATGAGGCCGCCGGTGCAGGATTCGGCGCAGGCGATGGTCAGGCCCCGCTCCCGAAGGAGCCCCCCGACGACCTCCTCGAGGCCCCGTCCGTCCCGGGAATATATCCAGGGGCCGAGCGCCCGCTCGACGACACTCCCGAGCTCGTCCAACCGCGCTTCGGCCGCGTCCCCGGGACCGGCTCCGGTATACGTCAGGCGGATCGAGAGATCGCCGGGCACGGCCAGGGTGGTCACGGTCACCCCGGACCGCACCATGGCGTAGACCGGCTTCAGCCGCATCTCCATGGCCGATTCGCCCAGGCCCGTCAGCCGGATGACCCGCCGCGCCGACAGGCCGCGCCCGAGTCCCTTCAGACGAGGGAGGACGTCCTTCTCGAACATCGGCAGGATCTCGTGGGGCGGGCCGGGCAGGAGGGCGATCCGGTTCCGCCGGGTCTCGACCCACTGGCCCGGGGCCGTGCCGTTGGGATTGTCCAGGACCTCGGCCCCGGCGATAACGTAGCATTGCTTGAGGTTCGAGGCGGCCATGGGCCAGCCCCGGCGACGGAACCTCTCCCGGATCTTCTCGCGGATCGAGGCCCGGAAAACGAGCCTGCGCCGCAGCACCCTGGCCAGGGTCTCGCGGGTCCGGTCGTCCTCGGTCGGGCCGAGGCCGCCCATGCACAGGACCAGGCCCGCCCGGGCGAGGGCCGTGCGCAGGGCGACCGACAGATCGCGCTCGCCGTCGCCGACGATGGTCTTGAAGGCCACCCCCAAGCCGATGTCATTCAGCCCGGCCGTCAGCCGCAGCGAATTCGTGTCCAGGAAGTCCGGCGTCATGAGCTCCGAGCCGACGGCGATGATCTCGATCTTCATGGATCGACCTCCGGGCCTCAAACGACGAGCAGGACCAGCCGCGCGAGGACCGCCGCGACGAGCCCGGCGCCGACGTCATCGGCCATGATGCCCCAGCCGCCCGGAAGCCGCTCGAGCCGGCGGATGGGCCAGGGCTTGATGATATCAAAAAAGCGGAAGAGGGCGAACGAGACCGCCACGGTGATCCAGCCCGCCGGCAGGAAGGCCAGGGCGACGAGCTGGCCGCAGACCTCGTCGACGACGATGCGTCCGGGGTCGGTCCGGCCGAGCTCGCGGGCGTAGCGCCCGGAGACAGCGACGCCGCCGAAGAAGACGGCGGCGACGGCGAGCGCGTAGAGCGGCGCGGCCAGGCCGCGGAGGAAGAAGCGGTAGAGAAGCGCGGCGGCGGCGCTGGCGACCGTGCCCGGGGCGAAGGGAGCCAGGCCGAGTCCGAAGAACGTGGCCAGGACGCGGCCGATGACCTTCATGGGACGAGCCTCCCTTCGAGATCGTACGTTCCCGCGGAGACGATCTCGACCGGGACGATCGGCGCGGGCGGCTCGGGCCATCCCGCCGGCAGGCTGAAGCGGACGACGCCGTCGACCTCGGGCGCCTGGAAACGGCCGCGCCCGATCCAGCGCCCGGGAGCCTCGGGGTCCGGGCCCTCGACGAGGACGTCGATCGTCCGCCCGACGCGGCCTTCGTTATGGGCCCGGGAGATCCCGGCCTGGAGGGCCATGATCTCGCGCCGGCGCTCCTCTTTCTCCTCGGGGCGGACGGTGTCTGGCCGGCGGCAGGCCGGCGTCCCTTCCTCGGGCGAGTAGGAAAAAACGCCGAGGTGGTCGAAGCGGGCCTGCTCGACGAAGCGCCGCAAAGCGGCGAATTCCTTCCGGCCCTCGCCGGGGAAGCCGACGATGAGGGAGGTCCGGACGGCCGCGCCCGGGAGCCGCGTCCGGATGCGCTCGACCAGAGCGAGGGACCGGGCCCCGTCCGTTCCCCGGCCCATGGCCTTGAGGACCCCCGGATCGGCGTGCTGGAACGGGAGGTCGAAGTAGCGGCAGATCTTCGGGTCGGCCATGACCTCCAGGAGCCCCGGGCTGACGGCGCCTGGATAGCCGTACAGGAAACGGATCCAGGCCAGGCCCTTGACGCGCGCCAGCCGGTCGAGGAGGCCGGCCAGGCCGTCGCGGCGGCCGCGGTCGCGGCCGAACCAGGTCGTGTCGTGCGAGACGAGGTCGATCTCCTTGACGCCCAGGGAGGCCAGGGCCCGGGCCTCGCGGACGACGGAGGCCGGGTCCCTGGAGACGTAGGGCCCCTTGATGAGAGGGATGGCGCAGAACGCGCAGCGATGGGAGCAGCCTTCCGAGACCTTGACATAGGCCCAGGCGCCGGGGCTGGTGACGACCCGGGGCGAAGCGTCGGTATAAAGGAATGTCCCGGCGGCGGGAGGGGACGGGCGCCCTTCCACGATGGCGGCGATATCATCGAACGCCCTGACGCCGGTCCAGGCGTCCACGCCCGGGAACTTGGCGCGCAGCCCGGCTTCGTCGCGCTCCACGTAGCAGCCGGCGGCGACGATCCTTTTGGCCGGATCGTCCCGTTTCAGCCGCAGGACCCGGGCCAGCGTCTCCTCCGCCTCGGCGCGCGCCGGGCCGATGAAGCCGCAGGTGTTGACGATGACGACGTCCGCCCGGTCCGGATGGGCCAGCGGCCGGTAGCCCGCTTTCTTCAGCGCCCCGAGCATCACTTCGCTGTCGACGAGGTTCTTGGCGCAGCCGAGGCTGATGAGGGCGATCGTTTTCCCGGCGCGCCGGACGCCCGGGGCGCCGCGCGTCGGCCGGGTCAAGGATAGATCCTGTAGAGGAGCCGGGGGAAGGGGATCGTTTCGCGGATGTGCTTGACGCCGCAGATCCAGGAGACCATCCGCTCGATGCCCATGCCGAAGCCCGAATGCGGGACGCTGCCGTACTTGCGCAGGTCGAGATACCACTCGTAGGCCTCGCGGGGCAGCTTGTGCTCCTCGAGCCGCTTCTCGAGCAGGACCGGGTCATGGATGCGCTGGCCGCCGCCGATGACCTCGCCGTAGCCCTCGGAGGCCAGGAAGTCGACGCCCAGCACGACGTCGGGGTTCTCCGGAGCGGGCTGCATGTAAAAGGCCTTGATGGCCGTGGGAAAGTGCGTCACGCAGACGGGCGAGGCGTAGAGCTCGGAGATGATGGTCTCTTCGGGCGCGCCGAAATCGCCGCCCCACTCGATGGTCGAGCCCTTTTCCCGCAGGATCGGCACGGCCTCGTCGTAGGTCAGGCGGGGGAAGGGCTTCTTGATGGCCTCGAGGGGCTTGGGGTCCCGCTCCAGGGTCTCGAGCTCGATCCGGCGCCTGGTCAGGACCCGCTCCATGATGAAGATGATCAGGTCCTCGCCGAGGGCCATGATGTCCTGGAGCGTGGCGAAGGCGACCTCGGGCTCGCACATCCAGAACTCGATGAGATGGCGGCGGGTCTTCGATTTCTCGGCCCGGAACGTCGGCCCGAAGCAGTAGACCTTGCCGAAGGCCATGGCCGTGGCCTCGTTGTAGAGCTGGCCGCTCTGGCTGAGGTAGGCCTTCTGGTCGAAGTACTCGGTCTCGAAGAGCGTCGTCGTGCCCTCGCAGGCGCTCGGGGTCAGGATGGGCGTGTCCATCAGGCGGAAGCCGCGGCCGTCGAAGAAGTCGCGGATGGCCTTGATGACCTCGGCCCGGACGCGCAGGATGGCGTGCTGCCGCGAGGAGCGCAGCCAGAGGTGACGGTGCTCCATCAGGAACGGGGTGCTGTGCTCCTTGAGCGTGATCGGGTAGTCCGCGGCGATCTGGACGATCTCGAGCTCGGCCATGGACAGCTCGAAGCCGCCCGGGGCGCGCGTGTCGGCCCGGACCCGGCCGCGGACGATGAGCGAGGATTCCTGGGTCAGGCGGTCGAACTGCTGGAAGAGCAGGGAGTCCTTCTCGGCGCTGAAAGCCGTGGCTTGGATGATGCCCGTGCCGTCGCGGACGAGGAGGAAGCGGACCTTGCCGGAGGAGCGCTTGTTGTAGACCCAGCCGCGGATCTCGACGTCCTGGCCGTCGTGGGCGGAGATATCCTCGATGTAAACCCAATCCATAGTGGGCCCATTATAGGCCAACGGCCGCGGCGGCGCAATCGGGGGACGGGGATGCGGCGGCCCGGTTTGCGTTATAATGGGCGCGGCCATGGCTAAGCCGAAAGAGTTCGCGCCGGTCAAACTCCTCTGCGGCCTCATCTATAAGGAAGGCGACGGGGCCCTTTACTTGGAGGCCAGGCGCCGGCTGGAGCGGGAGTGGGGGAGGGTCGAAAGCGAGAGCCCGGCCTTCCCGTTCGACCTGACGGATTATTACGAGGCCGAGATGGGGCCGGGACTGGTCCGGCGGTTCGCGAGCTTCGCGGACCTGGTCGCGCCCGAAACGCTCCCGGAGCGGAAGGTCACGGCGATCGGGATCGAGGGCTCGCTAGAGCGCGAGAGCGGGGCGGCCGGACGGCCGGTCAATATCGATCCGGGCTATCTGACGGCCTCGGCGCTCGTCATGGCCACGGCCAAGGATTTCGCCCATCGCATCCCCCTCGGCCTCGGGATCTACGCCCACCTCGAATTCCTGTTCACCAGGACCGGGGTCAGGACGCTCGA
This genomic window contains:
- a CDS encoding pitrilysin family protein, translating into MRKTAQTLILAALIAFPGPMSAEAQEAAAAPFPFAFQTYRLRNGLRVVLAEDPRLPLVTVAVGYAAGSLREKPGQEGLAYLLENLMFQGSENVPPLQHLTYVQKVGGELNATTTPDKALFYETLPSNQLPLALWLESDRMKSLVITPAAIERTRSELVDEYKARTAADPYYATFSQFDMLLFPDPLYGHPLVDANLAGIAEADVLEFHRTYYVPNNAVLCVVGNIDPGRARELVARYFETIPSGPDVPAVPPSQFQRLNDAVVRFARIPGGNAGFHMGFRFSPLQPGDSECLRLLEYVLLDGETSRLRNRLLRRDLTARYLTGGLDERPGVGTLKIFAFCTNAILVARSEKAVLSEIDKLKTNTVSQDDINKARRRLKQDYYDRLSTNMGKARFLVDAFLAGQDQEAIRRDLGRVLSVSPQNLLSFAAKYFIPQNRVVLEFGPQ
- the ahcY gene encoding adenosylhomocysteinase, translating into MDCDIKDPGLAGKGKLRMEWAARSMPVVEAIKSAFAKERPLKGVRIAACLHVTSETANLMEALKLGGADVRLCASNPLSTQDDITATLVKHHKIPVFAIKGEDPATYYRHILQALEHRPTITMDDGADLVSVTHSKRQDLLPGILAGTEETTTGVIRLKSMAKSGVLRYPIVAVNDAQTKHLFDNRYGTGQSTLDGILRATNVLLAGLRFVVAGYGMCGRGVALRARGAGAHVIVTEIDPIRAIEAVMDGYEVMPMADAAPLGDIFLTVTGNKAVVRKEHFRLMKDGAIVANAGHFNVEIDIPALESMARSKRRVRDFVDEYTLADGRRIHLLGEGRLINLAAAEGHPAMVMDMSFANQALSVRWLLGQAESLPKSVFPVPEEIDREIAAMKLASMGAAVDKLTAAQKKYLAGWQEGT
- a CDS encoding tetratricopeptide repeat protein; translated protein: MRVKAIAVVTICASLAFCASSQAKVQRAREKDPKYQYNLGLFYLNQSDIDNAVRYLVKSLTLDTRYYLAWNALGLAHSMRGRLDESAKAYQKCLEINPRFTEAHNNLGTVYQGMNQLDKAEEEFRRALADLTYQNRELPYCNLARLYVLQGRLDEALDNADKAIQIKPRLAMAHNIRGQVLEKKNDLDGAVSAYEAAVKIVPEDLLFNYNLGAACFKNGDYARSKEVFLKIQGKITDPDTRDTIARYLRLIGEQK
- a CDS encoding NAD(P)H-dependent glycerol-3-phosphate dehydrogenase; the encoded protein is MNVSVLGGGSWGSAFARYLGSIGLPVSLWIREEDIYHEALETRENKAFLPGFRFPEAVSFSDDARAAAAAGDAVFIAVPSQFCRAVYARIAPVLRRDQVVVSLTKGFDKKTLMRMSQVMEEVFRPQIRPRLAVLSGPSFAKEVAAGHPTALVIASRDPGAAREVQHLISSVALRAYTSTDVTGVEVAGALKNVVAIAAGIADSMKFGLNTRAALITRGLVEITNLGLALGARRETFSGLAGIGDLVLTCTGELSRNHRVGHELGRGRSLREILAGMRMVAEGVHTTVAARRISRALGVEMPISEEIYQVLYRGKSPQKAVEELMCRTLKAE
- the plsY gene encoding glycerol-3-phosphate 1-O-acyltransferase PlsY, producing the protein MRILMIIASYLAGSIPTGYLLVRLAGKKDVRKYGSGGTGATNVFRLKGWKTALPVAVIDVAKGFLPVFLASRWFADPVFAAFCGLAAVAGHCFPFSIGFRGGKGVATSLGVFAAIAWAPCLGCLGLFFLIVGLTRYVSLGSIIASLAFPLTVFATGGSRPAAAVALAIALLVIARHRGNIGRILDGTERKLGEKVS
- the thpR gene encoding RNA 2',3'-cyclic phosphodiesterase, which codes for MDIVRAFIAIDLAPEIKERLQSLVGELRAARADVRWIEANGMHLTLKFLGEIDDDRALRVREALASAASRHHPFSLRLEGTGAFPTERSPRVLWAGCAAGPELAALQEDLELALEAEGFEREARAFKPHLTLGRVKGPGRIDKAMAELARHRDESFGAMTVGKIILFESLLRPQGAEYRSIAEAILS
- a CDS encoding competence/damage-inducible protein A → MKIEIIAVGSELMTPDFLDTNSLRLTAGLNDIGLGVAFKTIVGDGERDLSVALRTALARAGLVLCMGGLGPTEDDRTRETLARVLRRRLVFRASIREKIRERFRRRGWPMAASNLKQCYVIAGAEVLDNPNGTAPGQWVETRRNRIALLPGPPHEILPMFEKDVLPRLKGLGRGLSARRVIRLTGLGESAMEMRLKPVYAMVRSGVTVTTLAVPGDLSIRLTYTGAGPGDAAEARLDELGSVVERALGPWIYSRDGRGLEEVVGGLLRERGLTIACAESCTGGLIGHRLTEVPGSSEYFLESAVTYSNRAKTKRLGVPTALIERHGAVSAPVARAMALGIRRTAGADIGLAVTGVAGPGGGTARKPVGLVYIAVARGRGAAVECCRFAGGRSQVKFQSSQKALDLIRKSLLPRPPKAL
- a CDS encoding phosphatidylglycerophosphatase A — encoded protein: MKVIGRVLATFFGLGLAPFAPGTVASAAAALLYRFFLRGLAAPLYALAVAAVFFGGVAVSGRYARELGRTDPGRIVVDEVCGQLVALAFLPAGWITVAVSFALFRFFDIIKPWPIRRLERLPGGWGIMADDVGAGLVAAVLARLVLLVV
- the rimO gene encoding 30S ribosomal protein S12 methylthiotransferase RimO: MTRPTRGAPGVRRAGKTIALISLGCAKNLVDSEVMLGALKKAGYRPLAHPDRADVVIVNTCGFIGPARAEAEETLARVLRLKRDDPAKRIVAAGCYVERDEAGLRAKFPGVDAWTGVRAFDDIAAIVEGRPSPPAAGTFLYTDASPRVVTSPGAWAYVKVSEGCSHRCAFCAIPLIKGPYVSRDPASVVREARALASLGVKEIDLVSHDTTWFGRDRGRRDGLAGLLDRLARVKGLAWIRFLYGYPGAVSPGLLEVMADPKICRYFDLPFQHADPGVLKAMGRGTDGARSLALVERIRTRLPGAAVRTSLIVGFPGEGRKEFAALRRFVEQARFDHLGVFSYSPEEGTPACRRPDTVRPEEKEERRREIMALQAGISRAHNEGRVGRTIDVLVEGPDPEAPGRWIGRGRFQAPEVDGVVRFSLPAGWPEPPAPIVPVEIVSAGTYDLEGRLVP
- the asnS gene encoding asparagine--tRNA ligase, with protein sequence MDWVYIEDISAHDGQDVEIRGWVYNKRSSGKVRFLLVRDGTGIIQATAFSAEKDSLLFQQFDRLTQESSLIVRGRVRADTRAPGGFELSMAELEIVQIAADYPITLKEHSTPFLMEHRHLWLRSSRQHAILRVRAEVIKAIRDFFDGRGFRLMDTPILTPSACEGTTTLFETEYFDQKAYLSQSGQLYNEATAMAFGKVYCFGPTFRAEKSKTRRHLIEFWMCEPEVAFATLQDIMALGEDLIIFIMERVLTRRRIELETLERDPKPLEAIKKPFPRLTYDEAVPILREKGSTIEWGGDFGAPEETIISELYASPVCVTHFPTAIKAFYMQPAPENPDVVLGVDFLASEGYGEVIGGGQRIHDPVLLEKRLEEHKLPREAYEWYLDLRKYGSVPHSGFGMGIERMVSWICGVKHIRETIPFPRLLYRIYP
- a CDS encoding DUF4416 family protein, which produces MAKPKEFAPVKLLCGLIYKEGDGALYLEARRRLEREWGRVESESPAFPFDLTDYYEAEMGPGLVRRFASFADLVAPETLPERKVTAIGIEGSLERESGAAGRPVNIDPGYLTASALVMATAKDFAHRIPLGLGIYAHLEFLFTRTGVRTLEWTYPDLRRGPVQAYFRSVREAYLRQLVGPRG